In a single window of the Streptacidiphilus sp. P02-A3a genome:
- a CDS encoding ABC transporter ATP-binding protein, producing MRLELRGITKRFGSLVANDHIDLTVEPGEIHCLLGENGAGKSTLMNVLYGLHQPDEGEILLDGVASSWRSPREAIANGIGMVHQHFMLVPVFTVAENIILGDELELGARGGVLGMLDRHRARAHVREVSERYGLPIDPDALVEHLPVGTQQRVEIVKALVRDARTLILDEPTAVLTPQEIEDLFAVMNSLREAGKSIVFITHKLKEVKEIADRITVIRHGSVVGQADPSASEQELASMMVGRTVQLVVDKQPNTPGAAAFEIDRLTVRDQHGNAAVDDLSLSVRDGEILGIAGVQGNGQSELAEAILGLIPVESGSITLDGTNLAELTTRQILDAGVGFVPEDRGHDGVVGEFSIAENLVLDLYRSPDFGGRLSLDPRLVERNARLRIEEFDIRPTDPEHPAGKLSGGNQQKVVVARELSRPLRLLVASQPTRGVDVGAMEFIHRRIVAERDQGRPVVVVSTELDEVLALADRVAVMYRGRIVATVDPGTSREEIGLLMAGITDGGSGATTGARTGDAG from the coding sequence GTGCGTCTGGAACTGCGCGGCATCACCAAGCGGTTCGGTTCACTGGTCGCCAACGACCACATCGACCTGACGGTCGAACCGGGCGAGATCCACTGCCTGCTCGGTGAGAACGGAGCCGGTAAATCGACCCTGATGAACGTCCTGTACGGGCTGCACCAGCCGGACGAGGGCGAGATCCTGCTGGACGGGGTCGCCTCCAGCTGGCGCAGTCCGCGCGAGGCGATCGCCAACGGCATCGGCATGGTCCACCAGCACTTCATGCTGGTACCGGTGTTCACCGTGGCGGAGAACATCATCCTCGGTGACGAGCTGGAACTCGGGGCCAGGGGCGGCGTGTTGGGGATGCTGGACCGGCATCGGGCCAGAGCGCACGTCCGCGAGGTCTCCGAGCGCTACGGCCTGCCGATCGACCCGGACGCCCTGGTGGAGCACCTGCCGGTGGGCACCCAGCAGCGGGTGGAGATCGTCAAGGCGCTGGTGCGCGACGCCCGCACGCTGATCCTGGACGAGCCGACGGCGGTGCTCACCCCGCAGGAGATCGAGGACCTGTTCGCGGTGATGAACTCGCTGCGCGAGGCCGGGAAGTCGATCGTCTTCATCACCCACAAGCTCAAGGAGGTCAAGGAGATCGCCGACCGGATCACCGTGATCCGGCACGGGTCGGTGGTCGGCCAGGCGGACCCGTCCGCGAGCGAGCAGGAGCTGGCCTCGATGATGGTCGGCCGCACCGTGCAGCTCGTGGTCGACAAGCAGCCGAACACCCCCGGCGCGGCGGCCTTCGAGATCGACCGGCTGACCGTGCGCGACCAGCACGGCAACGCCGCGGTGGACGACCTGTCGCTCAGCGTCCGGGACGGCGAGATCCTGGGCATCGCCGGGGTACAGGGCAACGGCCAGTCCGAGCTCGCCGAGGCGATCCTCGGGCTGATCCCGGTCGAGTCCGGGTCGATCACCCTCGACGGCACCAATCTGGCTGAATTGACGACACGTCAGATTCTGGACGCGGGAGTGGGATTCGTTCCCGAGGACCGCGGACACGACGGCGTGGTGGGGGAGTTCAGCATCGCCGAGAACCTGGTGCTCGACCTCTACCGCTCCCCCGACTTCGGCGGGCGGCTGTCGCTGGATCCGCGACTGGTCGAGCGGAACGCCCGGCTGCGGATCGAGGAGTTCGACATCCGCCCCACCGACCCGGAGCACCCGGCCGGGAAGCTCTCCGGCGGCAACCAGCAGAAGGTCGTGGTGGCCCGCGAACTCTCGCGCCCACTGCGGCTGTTGGTCGCCTCACAGCCAACTCGCGGGGTGGACGTCGGGGCGATGGAGTTCATCCACAGACGGATCGTCGCCGAGCGGGACCAGGGCCGACCGGTGGTGGTGGTCTCCACCGAGCTGGACGAGGTGCTGGCGCTCGCGGACCGGGTCGCGGTGATGTACCGGGGCCGGATCGTCGCCACGGTCGACCCCGGCACCTCCCGCGAGGAGATCGGCCTGCTGATGGCCGGGATCACCGACGGCGGTAGCGGCGCCACCACCGGCGCCAGGACGGGGGACGCAGGCTGA